The Pedobacter roseus genome contains a region encoding:
- a CDS encoding phage holin family protein, producing MRFIIEILLTGLAFFIGAKLVPGVTIDGYGNAIIAAVLIALANATIGFILRLLTFPVNFLTLGLVSFIITVLMILLVDSMMTSFNTSGFIAAAFLAIVVALIKAIFGAVAGEKD from the coding sequence ATGAGATTTATTATCGAAATCCTTTTAACAGGACTTGCGTTCTTTATTGGGGCAAAACTGGTTCCGGGTGTAACCATTGATGGTTACGGCAATGCCATTATTGCAGCTGTGCTGATTGCACTGGCAAATGCAACCATCGGTTTTATTTTAAGGCTATTAACCTTTCCGGTTAATTTCTTAACCTTAGGACTGGTATCATTTATCATTACCGTTTTAATGATTTTATTGGTTGATAGCATGATGACCTCTTTCAACACATCAGGCTTTATTGCAGCTGCGTTTTTAGCCATTGTGGTCGCCTTGATTAAAGCGATATTTGGCGCAGTGGCAGGAGAAAAAGATTAG
- the infB gene encoding translation initiation factor IF-2 has protein sequence MSDDKPIILIKAIKELNIGMGTAVEFLNKKGFSAEKSPMFKLTGDMYNALLKEYQGDKIVREEAKQIVIGKIRRDEPETEKPVEAPKKNTDFEKNEEILIKNAQSFTPPVEKPKVVETPKVETPAPAPTPAPAAAVEPVKETKAEEKAEETGLPGVKIVGKIDLNDLNSKTRPVKKEETPAAPAPVAKAPEPVKLVEQPKAEEKPVEVKKEEAPVAPTPVVKAPEPVKPVEQPKVEEKPAEAAKPVSNEPEVIKARTVKLTGPNIIGKIVLPTTPDRRNGPVASSSDSEAAKRKRKRKKTPGAPGQPGQHGGQGQPGQNNPAGQGQGQGGAPGQPRQPYQGNRPGGGTPYQGNRPAGQGGTPYQGNRNNNNNRPGFQNRNATPSGPKEEPTEKEIQDQIKATLARLSGAGKSGKFAQRAKLRRQKRDDVAYNAEEAANELESQSKILKVTEFVTANELASMMDVPVTKIIGTCMSLGMFVSINQRLDAETLTIVADEFGYEIQFVKPDEDEENVIEEEDKEEDLIERAPVVTIMGHVDHGKTSLLDYIRKANVVAGEAGGITQHIGAYMVTTPTGKKVTFLDTPGHEAFTAMRARGAKAADIAIIVIAADDAVMPQTKEAINHAQAAGVPLVFAFTKVDKPGANADKVREQLSVMNILVEDWGGKYQSQEISSKSGLNVDLLLDKVLLEAELLELKANPNKRATGTVIESALDKGRGIVTTVLVQAGTLRVGDPILAGSYSGRVKALTNERGAKVESAGPSQPVQVLGMQGAPTAGDRFNALESETEARDIANKRMQLQREQGLRTQKHITLDEIGRRLAIGNFKELNIIVKGDVDGSIEALADSLLKLSTEQIQINIISKGVGQISESDVLLASASDAIIIGFQVRPSTGARKLAEAEQIDIRLYSIIYDAINEIKSAMEGMLDPEFEEKIVANVEIRETFKITKVGTIAGCMVLDGKITRNSKIRIVRDGVVVYTGELASLKRFKDDVKEVNKGYECGLNIQNFNNIEVGDIVEAYEQVEVARKL, from the coding sequence ATGTCAGACGACAAACCAATCATTTTAATTAAAGCTATTAAAGAACTTAATATAGGCATGGGTACGGCCGTTGAGTTTTTAAACAAAAAGGGGTTCTCTGCCGAGAAAAGCCCAATGTTTAAACTTACGGGAGACATGTATAATGCCTTGTTAAAAGAGTATCAGGGAGATAAGATCGTAAGAGAAGAAGCCAAACAAATAGTGATTGGTAAAATACGTCGTGACGAGCCTGAGACTGAAAAGCCAGTAGAAGCGCCGAAGAAGAACACCGATTTTGAGAAAAATGAAGAGATTTTAATAAAAAATGCTCAATCATTTACTCCACCGGTAGAAAAACCAAAGGTAGTTGAAACGCCTAAGGTTGAAACACCAGCGCCGGCACCTACACCAGCTCCTGCGGCAGCAGTTGAGCCAGTAAAAGAAACTAAGGCAGAAGAAAAAGCAGAGGAAACCGGATTACCGGGCGTTAAAATTGTTGGTAAGATTGATTTAAATGATCTTAACTCAAAAACACGTCCTGTTAAGAAAGAAGAAACACCTGCTGCCCCTGCACCAGTTGCTAAAGCTCCAGAACCAGTAAAACTGGTTGAACAACCTAAAGCGGAAGAAAAACCAGTAGAGGTTAAAAAGGAAGAAGCACCTGTTGCACCAACACCTGTGGTTAAGGCTCCAGAGCCGGTAAAACCAGTTGAACAACCAAAGGTGGAAGAAAAACCAGCTGAAGCTGCTAAACCTGTAAGCAATGAGCCTGAGGTAATTAAAGCACGTACCGTAAAATTAACTGGTCCGAACATTATTGGTAAAATTGTTTTACCAACAACTCCGGACAGAAGAAACGGTCCTGTAGCATCATCTAGCGACAGTGAAGCTGCGAAACGCAAACGTAAACGTAAAAAAACTCCGGGGGCACCAGGCCAGCCAGGTCAACATGGCGGTCAAGGTCAGCCAGGACAGAATAATCCTGCAGGTCAAGGTCAGGGCCAGGGTGGCGCACCAGGTCAGCCTCGTCAACCTTATCAAGGTAACAGACCGGGTGGTGGTACACCATACCAGGGTAACAGACCTGCCGGACAAGGCGGTACTCCTTACCAGGGAAATAGAAACAACAACAATAACAGACCAGGTTTCCAAAATAGAAATGCTACACCAAGCGGACCTAAAGAAGAACCTACTGAAAAAGAGATTCAAGATCAAATTAAGGCAACACTTGCCCGTTTAAGTGGCGCTGGTAAATCTGGTAAATTTGCTCAACGTGCTAAATTACGTCGTCAGAAACGTGATGATGTTGCTTACAATGCAGAAGAGGCCGCAAACGAGCTTGAATCGCAATCGAAAATATTAAAAGTAACAGAGTTTGTTACGGCTAATGAGTTGGCGAGCATGATGGATGTACCGGTTACCAAAATTATTGGTACCTGTATGAGCCTTGGAATGTTCGTTTCCATTAACCAGCGTTTAGATGCTGAAACCTTAACCATCGTTGCAGACGAGTTTGGTTACGAAATTCAATTTGTTAAACCTGATGAAGATGAGGAAAACGTAATTGAAGAGGAAGACAAAGAAGAAGATTTAATCGAAAGAGCTCCGGTTGTTACGATTATGGGTCACGTCGATCACGGTAAAACCTCATTGCTGGATTATATCCGTAAAGCAAATGTGGTTGCTGGTGAGGCAGGTGGTATTACCCAGCACATTGGTGCTTACATGGTAACTACACCAACCGGTAAAAAAGTAACTTTCTTAGATACACCTGGTCACGAAGCCTTTACTGCGATGCGTGCACGTGGTGCTAAGGCAGCCGATATTGCCATTATTGTTATTGCTGCGGATGATGCGGTGATGCCTCAAACAAAAGAGGCCATTAACCACGCACAGGCAGCAGGCGTACCATTGGTATTCGCTTTCACTAAAGTAGATAAACCAGGTGCAAATGCTGATAAAGTACGTGAGCAATTATCAGTAATGAACATTTTGGTAGAAGATTGGGGTGGTAAATATCAATCACAGGAAATCTCTAGCAAAAGCGGCTTAAACGTTGATCTTCTTTTAGATAAAGTATTATTAGAAGCTGAATTATTAGAACTGAAGGCAAATCCGAATAAGAGAGCTACAGGTACAGTAATTGAATCGGCATTAGATAAAGGACGTGGTATTGTAACTACGGTACTGGTTCAGGCTGGTACATTAAGGGTTGGAGATCCGATCCTGGCAGGTAGTTACAGCGGACGTGTTAAAGCATTAACCAACGAGCGTGGTGCTAAAGTGGAATCAGCAGGGCCATCACAACCGGTACAGGTTTTGGGTATGCAAGGTGCGCCTACAGCAGGTGATCGATTTAACGCTTTAGAAAGTGAAACCGAAGCACGTGATATTGCAAACAAACGTATGCAGTTACAACGCGAGCAGGGCTTACGTACACAGAAACATATTACCCTGGATGAGATCGGTCGTCGTTTGGCTATCGGTAACTTTAAAGAGCTTAACATTATCGTTAAAGGTGATGTGGATGGTTCGATCGAGGCATTGGCCGATTCATTGTTGAAACTATCAACCGAGCAGATCCAGATCAATATCATCAGTAAAGGTGTTGGTCAGATTTCAGAATCTGATGTATTGTTAGCTTCAGCTTCAGATGCGATTATTATTGGTTTCCAGGTTCGTCCATCAACAGGTGCACGTAAACTGGCCGAAGCAGAGCAGATCGATATCCGTTTATATTCTATCATTTACGACGCAATCAACGAGATTAAATCGGCGATGGAAGGTATGTTGGATCCGGAATTTGAAGAGAAAATTGTGGCTAACGTTGAGATTCGCGAAACGTTCAAAATCACTAAAGTGGGTACCATTGCAGGTTGTATGGTATTGGATGGTAAGATTACCCGTAACAGCAAGATCCGTATTGTTAGAGATGGTGTTGTAGTGTACACAGGTGAACTGGCATCATTAAAACGCTTTAAAGATGATGTGAAAGAGGTAAATAAAGGTTATGAGTGTGGTTTAAACATCCAGAACTTTAACAACATCGAAGTAGGCGATATCGTAGAAGCTTACGAACAGGTAGAAGTAGCCAGAAAGCTATAA
- a CDS encoding acyl-CoA dehydrogenase, protein MHFELNEEQLMIRQAARDFAQQELKPGVIERDEHQKFPAEQVKKLGELGFLGMMVDPKYNGSGLDAISYVLVMEELSKIDASASVVVSVNNSLVCYGLEKYGSEAQKEKYLKPLAAGEKIGAFCLSEPEAGSDATSQHTTAEDKGDYYLLNGTKNWITNGGTASTYLVIAQTHPELKHKGINAFIIEKGMEGFTVGPKENKLGIRGSDTHSLMFNDVKVPKENRIGEDGFGFKFAMKTLEGGRIGIAAQALGIAQGAFELATQYAKERKSFGKPISEHQAIAFKLADMATQIEAARLLVYKAAWLKDQGLPYTQAGSMAKLYASKVAMDVTIEAVQVHGGYGFVKEYHVERLMRDAKITQIYEGTSEIQKMVISREVIR, encoded by the coding sequence ATGCATTTTGAATTAAATGAAGAACAATTGATGATCCGGCAGGCTGCCCGCGATTTTGCGCAGCAAGAATTAAAGCCTGGCGTAATTGAAAGAGACGAACATCAGAAATTTCCGGCCGAACAAGTGAAAAAACTTGGAGAACTTGGTTTTCTGGGGATGATGGTTGACCCAAAATATAACGGTAGCGGTCTCGATGCCATTTCGTACGTACTGGTAATGGAAGAGCTATCTAAAATCGATGCCTCTGCATCTGTAGTGGTATCGGTAAATAATTCCCTCGTTTGTTATGGTCTTGAAAAATACGGAAGCGAAGCCCAGAAAGAAAAATACCTAAAGCCACTGGCTGCAGGTGAAAAAATTGGTGCTTTCTGTCTGTCAGAGCCCGAAGCCGGATCTGATGCCACTTCTCAACACACTACTGCCGAAGATAAAGGAGATTATTATTTGCTTAACGGTACCAAAAACTGGATCACCAATGGCGGTACCGCATCAACTTACCTGGTTATTGCTCAAACCCACCCCGAACTAAAACATAAAGGGATTAATGCTTTTATTATAGAAAAAGGGATGGAAGGTTTTACTGTTGGACCGAAAGAAAATAAACTGGGTATCCGTGGATCTGATACACATTCTTTAATGTTTAACGATGTAAAAGTGCCCAAAGAGAACAGGATAGGGGAAGACGGCTTTGGTTTTAAATTTGCCATGAAAACGTTAGAAGGCGGACGAATTGGTATTGCTGCACAGGCTTTGGGTATTGCACAGGGTGCTTTTGAGCTGGCCACACAATATGCCAAGGAGCGTAAATCGTTCGGGAAACCAATATCAGAACATCAGGCCATTGCTTTTAAACTGGCCGATATGGCTACGCAGATAGAAGCCGCCAGGTTATTGGTGTATAAAGCCGCCTGGTTAAAAGATCAGGGTTTGCCTTATACGCAGGCCGGCTCTATGGCAAAACTTTATGCTTCAAAAGTAGCCATGGATGTAACCATCGAAGCGGTACAGGTACACGGGGGTTATGGTTTTGTAAAAGAATACCACGTAGAGCGTTTAATGCGTGATGCCAAAATTACCCAGATTTACGAAGGAACTTCTGAGATCCAGAAAATGGTGATTTCGAGAGAAGTTATTCGTTAG
- a CDS encoding TonB-dependent receptor domain-containing protein has protein sequence MKSTLLLCLFLFTSLFLSAQVIKGKLIDRKTRQDIPLANLILADKVQPLAVKYANSDTSGYFEFRDLRKGKYILSITLTGYQKMQKELLINENDPKIIELGDILMAEDVNLLQEVTITGGVPNFSSQNGQIKIGVANNVFFKSASNLLDVFKKLPGLQVNQDGTMLMASRATPTLFVDGKPVNMNNDEILSYLGSLSPDMVESIEMINQPSSKYDGEYQGIIDVKLKRNQSLGLKGTYNTRFQQNNYSLLDNNLSLVLKTNRFVYDLRLGSTSGSSFYKYYSLQYLTNTNAMTTDTRTVTSNQNFNAQAKITYEVKKGQNLEAFIRTYQIDRNALSGNQLLTQTNHLDRTIALVKSDNNAFPKQHNYSGGINYDAQFKNSEVHIMTSLAQIDNLQTEDIQNRNVLNDQLINYWKTDAKNEIMIRAAQADYTQKTGRGKIEFGAKFAHTTTQNDLRYDTLANNTFNLDPNRSNQFHYQEYIGAGYLSYNAQWNKFNYSLSLRTEYTRTVANSITTGNITEKKYTKWLPSLNITYAINENSQLSFSYSRRLTRPTFAMLNPFRFYYSPRHYWIGNPYLQASTTDLVALSYSRKSLNISLNAGKETDPMSRYPEYNPITNELIFLGRNLPYRKFANLQISSPITINKWWRMNNNIAFYYNKELTPYFGNTYEIPVYNYTVNGSQVFSLKNWILDVSYTYESKSGSGLYIFAPVYGIDFGVQKAWLKNRLNTKLTLYDAFDNIKRRLIFREKSIINNDMYHYFASQRLVFSLTFNFGHSTYKTRENKKSEEENRAN, from the coding sequence ATGAAATCGACATTGTTATTATGCCTATTCCTATTTACATCCTTATTTTTAAGCGCACAGGTAATTAAAGGAAAACTGATTGATCGCAAAACCAGGCAAGATATACCTTTAGCCAATTTGATTTTGGCAGATAAAGTCCAACCCTTGGCCGTCAAATATGCCAACAGCGATACTAGCGGTTATTTCGAATTTAGAGATCTTCGAAAAGGAAAATATATTTTATCAATTACCTTAACCGGTTATCAAAAAATGCAAAAAGAGTTATTGATAAACGAGAATGATCCAAAAATAATAGAGTTGGGCGACATTTTAATGGCCGAGGATGTTAACCTACTCCAGGAAGTAACCATAACAGGGGGAGTGCCAAATTTTAGCTCACAAAATGGCCAGATTAAAATCGGTGTTGCCAACAATGTTTTTTTCAAATCTGCCTCCAATTTGTTAGATGTTTTTAAGAAACTGCCCGGTTTGCAGGTTAATCAGGATGGAACAATGTTAATGGCCAGCAGAGCAACCCCAACATTATTTGTTGACGGCAAACCTGTAAATATGAACAACGATGAAATCCTATCTTACCTAGGCAGCTTATCTCCGGATATGGTCGAATCGATTGAAATGATTAACCAGCCCTCATCTAAATATGATGGGGAATACCAGGGAATTATTGATGTAAAACTGAAGAGAAATCAGTCATTAGGCTTAAAAGGCACTTATAACACCCGTTTTCAGCAAAATAATTACAGTTTACTGGATAATAATCTATCTCTTGTACTTAAAACAAACCGATTTGTTTACGACTTAAGGTTGGGCAGTACCAGCGGGAGTAGCTTTTATAAGTATTATTCTTTGCAGTATTTGACCAATACCAATGCCATGACAACCGATACCAGAACCGTTACTTCTAATCAGAATTTTAATGCGCAGGCAAAAATAACTTACGAAGTAAAAAAAGGGCAAAACCTGGAGGCTTTTATCCGCACGTATCAAATTGATAGAAATGCATTATCAGGCAATCAATTGCTTACCCAAACCAATCACTTAGATCGTACCATTGCGCTTGTTAAAAGCGACAACAATGCCTTTCCCAAGCAACATAATTACTCAGGCGGAATTAATTACGACGCACAATTTAAGAACAGCGAGGTCCATATCATGACCTCTTTGGCCCAAATTGATAACCTACAAACAGAAGACATTCAAAACCGCAATGTACTAAACGATCAGTTGATAAATTACTGGAAAACAGATGCAAAAAATGAGATTATGATCCGTGCTGCGCAGGCAGACTACACACAAAAAACAGGAAGAGGGAAAATAGAATTTGGAGCAAAATTTGCACATACTACCACTCAGAACGACCTCCGTTATGATACATTAGCCAATAATACTTTTAACCTTGATCCGAACCGGAGTAACCAGTTCCATTACCAGGAATACATTGGGGCGGGTTACCTTTCCTACAATGCGCAGTGGAACAAATTTAATTACAGCTTAAGTTTAAGGACAGAGTATACGCGCACCGTAGCCAATTCGATCACTACGGGCAACATTACAGAAAAAAAGTATACAAAATGGCTCCCAAGCCTTAATATTACTTACGCCATTAACGAAAATTCACAGCTTAGCTTCAGTTACAGCAGGCGGCTAACCAGGCCAACTTTTGCCATGTTAAACCCATTTCGTTTTTATTATAGTCCGAGGCACTACTGGATAGGCAATCCTTATCTACAAGCTTCCACAACTGATCTTGTTGCTTTGTCTTATAGTAGAAAGAGCCTTAATATTTCGCTAAATGCAGGGAAAGAAACAGATCCAATGAGCCGTTATCCAGAATATAATCCAATAACCAATGAGCTAATTTTTCTAGGCAGAAACCTCCCCTACAGAAAATTTGCGAATCTACAGATCAGCTCTCCAATAACAATAAACAAGTGGTGGCGGATGAACAACAACATCGCTTTCTATTACAATAAGGAACTAACGCCCTACTTTGGAAATACCTACGAAATACCAGTATATAATTATACCGTTAATGGTAGTCAGGTATTTTCTTTAAAAAACTGGATACTGGATGTAAGTTATACTTATGAGTCGAAAAGTGGTAGTGGCCTTTATATTTTTGCACCGGTTTACGGAATTGATTTTGGTGTGCAAAAAGCCTGGTTAAAAAACAGGCTCAATACTAAGCTTACGCTTTATGATGCATTTGATAACATAAAAAGAAGACTTATTTTTAGAGAGAAAAGTATTATCAATAACGATATGTACCATTATTTTGCCTCGCAAAGATTAGTGTTTAGTTTAACCTTTAATTTTGGGCATTCGACTTACAAAACAAGGGAAAACAAAAAAAGTGAAGAAGAAAACAGGGCAAATTAA
- a CDS encoding acyltransferase family protein gives MFGIVMEHSSFFFGAKFYTLNEKIVQIFSLQVFKFGTIIFFLLAGFLIGDKFTKYSTKEYLQRRVQNTLKPWLFWVIIFFITNYLDVIVKNIKYGDNPFLTISIQNVLLNLENIVLTTSFWFIPNFLICITILLLFRKYLYSIKLGVALLLLSLFYSVNLYIDVIPTSHTTAMFGFIFYLWLGVQINKYYDQFKSIVGKTSMSLIFTLLIVAFSLASLESYYLLKLLPDDPFNTLRITNIIYSLLSFVFLYKLGSKIQIKRFNPSIFTFGIYLVHQILVFRLMPLIFRPLHIAFENKSAYYFLGIQLMTFFIVYTGSILIVAMINKMQKARWLIGR, from the coding sequence ATGTTTGGAATTGTAATGGAGCACAGTTCTTTCTTTTTTGGCGCTAAATTTTATACCCTAAACGAAAAAATAGTTCAGATTTTTAGCTTACAGGTTTTTAAGTTTGGGACTATAATTTTTTTCTTGCTTGCGGGTTTTTTAATCGGCGATAAATTTACGAAATATAGCACGAAAGAGTATCTTCAAAGAAGGGTGCAAAACACACTAAAACCATGGCTTTTTTGGGTAATAATTTTTTTCATTACAAATTATCTGGATGTTATCGTAAAAAATATCAAATATGGCGATAATCCATTTCTTACTATAAGTATCCAGAATGTGCTATTAAACTTGGAAAATATTGTTTTAACTACAAGTTTTTGGTTTATACCCAACTTCCTTATCTGTATTACCATATTGCTCCTTTTCAGGAAATATTTATATTCTATAAAACTTGGCGTTGCACTATTATTATTGTCACTTTTTTATTCAGTTAATCTTTATATTGATGTTATCCCCACTTCGCATACTACGGCCATGTTTGGATTTATATTTTATTTATGGTTAGGTGTACAGATCAATAAATACTATGATCAGTTTAAATCAATTGTTGGCAAAACCTCGATGTCTTTAATTTTTACATTACTAATTGTCGCATTCTCACTGGCAAGTTTAGAGAGCTATTACCTTCTTAAGCTGTTACCTGATGACCCGTTTAATACTTTAAGGATAACCAATATAATTTACTCGTTACTGAGCTTTGTTTTCTTATATAAACTTGGCTCTAAAATCCAGATCAAAAGATTTAACCCTAGTATCTTCACCTTTGGGATATATCTCGTACATCAAATTTTAGTGTTTAGATTAATGCCTTTAATTTTCAGGCCGCTTCACATAGCCTTTGAAAATAAATCAGCCTACTACTTCTTAGGTATTCAATTAATGACATTCTTTATTGTTTACACCGGTTCAATCCTGATCGTTGCGATGATTAACAAAATGCAAAAAGCCAGGTGGCTGATAGGAAGGTAA
- the nusA gene encoding transcription termination factor NusA, with protein sequence MSTTTINLIDSFQEFKDFKNIDRPTVISVLEEVFRSMLRKKYGTDENCDVIVNPDNGDLEIWRTRKVMEDGFSEDDDLEIELAEVSKLDSTLEVGDDYIEQITLESFGRRAILAARQTLVSKVLELEKDEIFKKYKDRVGEIVTGEVYQVWKKETLVLDDEGNELLMPKTEQIPADYFKKGDSVRAVISKVEMINANPKIIISRTAPEFLQRLFEQEVPEIFDGLITVKKIVREPGERAKVAVESYDDRIDPVGACVGMKGSRIHGIVRELKNENIDVINFTNNISLYITRALSPAKITSIKLDDETKHASVYLKPDQVSLAIGRGGHNIKLAGKLTGYEIDVYREAGEESDEDVDLEEFSDEIDSWIIDELKAIGCDTAKSVLALTVEDLVKRTDLEEETIKEVVQILKSEFE encoded by the coding sequence ATGAGTACTACAACAATTAATTTGATCGACTCTTTTCAGGAGTTTAAAGATTTCAAAAATATAGATCGCCCAACGGTGATCAGTGTGCTGGAAGAAGTTTTTCGTAGCATGTTGCGTAAAAAATACGGAACAGACGAGAACTGTGACGTTATCGTAAATCCGGATAACGGTGATTTGGAGATCTGGAGAACGAGAAAAGTAATGGAAGATGGATTTTCTGAAGATGATGATTTAGAGATTGAGCTTGCTGAAGTTTCTAAATTAGACAGCACTTTAGAAGTTGGTGATGATTATATCGAGCAGATTACCTTAGAGAGTTTTGGTCGCAGGGCAATTTTAGCAGCACGCCAAACCCTGGTTTCTAAAGTATTAGAATTAGAGAAAGACGAAATTTTCAAAAAATATAAAGACAGGGTAGGCGAAATCGTAACAGGTGAAGTTTATCAGGTTTGGAAAAAAGAAACTTTGGTTTTAGATGATGAAGGTAACGAACTTTTAATGCCTAAAACTGAGCAGATTCCGGCAGATTATTTCAAAAAAGGTGATTCTGTAAGAGCAGTAATCTCTAAAGTGGAAATGATCAACGCGAATCCGAAAATTATCATTTCGAGAACAGCGCCAGAGTTTTTACAACGTTTGTTCGAACAGGAAGTTCCCGAAATTTTCGACGGTTTAATTACTGTTAAGAAAATTGTACGCGAACCTGGAGAGCGTGCTAAAGTGGCTGTAGAATCGTACGATGACCGTATCGATCCGGTTGGAGCGTGTGTGGGTATGAAAGGATCACGTATCCATGGTATCGTTCGCGAATTGAAAAACGAAAACATTGACGTGATTAACTTCACAAATAATATTTCATTATACATTACCCGTGCGTTGAGCCCGGCAAAAATCACTTCCATTAAATTGGATGATGAAACCAAACATGCATCGGTTTACTTAAAACCAGATCAGGTTTCATTGGCCATCGGACGTGGTGGACACAACATTAAACTGGCTGGTAAATTAACCGGTTACGAAATTGATGTATACCGCGAAGCTGGAGAAGAAAGCGACGAGGATGTTGATTTAGAAGAATTCTCAGATGAGATTGATAGCTGGATCATTGATGAATTAAAGGCTATCGGTTGCGATACTGCTAAGAGTGTATTAGCACTTACAGTAGAAGATTTAGTAAAACGCACCGACCTTGAAGAGGAAACCATTAAAGAAGTGGTTCAAATTTTGAAGTCAGAATTTGAATAA
- the rimP gene encoding ribosome assembly cofactor RimP: MQVEKRVAALVEEKIADRPELFLVEVKMLPNNKLIIHVDGDEGISIQDCVAISRHVGFHLEEENTIEQAYNLEVSSPGVGEPLKLIRQYNKNIGRTVSIKLKEGLKKEGKLLSVTENNLQIEESVKEKGKKAVAIQTDVPFNDILETSVLISFK, translated from the coding sequence ATGCAGGTAGAAAAGAGAGTTGCAGCCCTCGTTGAGGAAAAAATAGCAGACCGTCCAGAGCTGTTTCTGGTAGAAGTGAAAATGTTGCCAAACAATAAATTAATTATTCATGTTGATGGCGACGAAGGTATTAGCATACAGGATTGTGTGGCCATAAGCAGGCATGTTGGTTTTCATCTCGAAGAAGAAAATACAATAGAGCAGGCTTATAATTTAGAAGTTTCTTCGCCAGGTGTTGGTGAGCCTTTAAAGCTGATCCGTCAATACAATAAAAATATTGGCCGTACGGTAAGTATTAAGCTGAAAGAAGGCTTAAAAAAAGAAGGAAAACTGCTATCGGTTACAGAAAATAACCTACAGATTGAAGAGTCGGTTAAAGAAAAAGGGAAAAAAGCGGTAGCAATTCAAACAGATGTACCGTTTAATGATATATTAGAAACAAGTGTGTTAATTTCATTTAAGTAA
- a CDS encoding helix-turn-helix domain-containing protein encodes MNLGQQILFFFSALGAFNGFIISAYLLLFKKPKSTPSYFLGLLLLSVCLKISKSLLFYFYPALPGIYIQIGILGSSLVGPSLFYFIKSALGQGSKNTMIQKGTYLFWILTIVIASIITPYDSKPGVWDNYIGNIISIQFTVYVILSAWLLRAVFVKFLSKGDNISTTEKLLLSVFIGNIIVPAAFKLPIFSFFNGHCISGALFFSAVLYLNIFLFISRRKTSNLFSENQDLVRYANKKITEEQAMILTDRLQKILFEEELYKNPDLKLNDLAKKINISGHQLSQLLNDNLGKSFAAYINEFRINEACELIINDMGIKLEAIGYEVGFNSKSTFYTAFKKYKQTTPMQYREQLLVVTSN; translated from the coding sequence ATGAACTTAGGGCAACAAATATTATTTTTCTTTAGTGCCTTAGGTGCATTTAATGGCTTTATCATTAGTGCATATTTGCTTTTATTCAAAAAACCGAAATCTACCCCTTCTTATTTTTTGGGGCTTTTACTTTTATCGGTCTGTTTAAAAATCAGTAAGTCATTACTTTTCTATTTTTATCCGGCTTTACCGGGTATCTATATCCAGATTGGTATTTTGGGAAGTTCACTGGTAGGTCCATCTCTTTTTTATTTTATTAAATCAGCTTTAGGACAAGGCTCAAAGAATACCATGATACAGAAAGGGACTTATCTTTTCTGGATTTTGACAATTGTTATTGCCAGCATCATTACGCCTTACGATAGTAAACCTGGTGTATGGGATAATTATATTGGGAATATAATTTCTATACAATTTACGGTTTATGTTATATTATCTGCCTGGCTGCTTAGAGCTGTTTTTGTTAAATTTCTCAGCAAAGGAGACAACATTTCTACAACAGAGAAGCTGTTATTATCTGTATTTATTGGCAATATAATCGTTCCGGCAGCATTTAAGTTACCGATCTTCTCATTTTTTAATGGCCACTGTATTAGTGGTGCTTTATTTTTCTCGGCCGTTCTCTATCTAAATATCTTCCTGTTTATTAGCCGGAGAAAAACCAGCAATCTTTTTTCAGAAAATCAGGATCTGGTTCGTTATGCCAACAAAAAGATCACTGAAGAACAGGCCATGATACTAACGGATAGGCTGCAAAAGATTCTTTTTGAAGAGGAACTATACAAGAATCCGGATCTTAAATTAAATGATCTGGCCAAAAAAATCAATATCTCGGGGCACCAACTTTCACAATTGCTGAACGACAATTTAGGGAAAAGTTTTGCTGCTTACATCAACGAATTCAGGATAAACGAAGCTTGCGAACTGATCATTAACGATATGGGCATCAAGCTCGAAGCGATTGGATATGAGGTTGGTTTTAACTCCAAATCTACTTTTTACACCGCTTTCAAAAAATATAAACAAACTACCCCCATGCAGTACAGGGAACAGCTTTTAGTGGTTACATCAAACTAG